Within Candidatus Neomarinimicrobiota bacterium, the genomic segment GGTCATTGGACCGCTCGGGACAATCCTTATCAATTAACCGCAAACGCCCTGGTGGAAGCCGGTGATACCCTGACCATGGATTCGGCTGTTCCGGATGCAATTAGTTTCCATCTAACCGATATCAATAATGATTACCTGTTTGATGTAAATGATGTGGTGGCAATCATAGATTTATTAACTGGAGGTTAGATCTGTTTTGTGTTCAGGCTTTTTTACCAGTAGACCGATAGTCCATGGATAGCAGTTTAAATAGGAATTCCCTGCTTTTTTTGCATCTGGAGTCTAATTTCTTCCTGTGCTATCTTTAGATAGCTTTGATGATAACTCCAGCAGGCGTTCTTTTTCCCGATTGCTGAGTTGTTCATAGCCTACTTTTGTGATCTTGTCCAACAGAGCATCCATTTCCTGGCGTAATTCTGATTCATTCCCTACCCGATGCCAACCCGTCTGTTTGGCTGCTGAACTGGTTCTACGGGGACGTTTAGGACTATCATTCTGTACAATACGAATCTTGTTGATCTTTTGCAGTTTCTGCAACCATTGACGCCAGGGAATATTCAAGCCCCGATATCGACCATTTCTGCGTAAGTAGATCCAGCCAACTACCAATCCGCCCAAGTGGGTGATATGACTAATCCCGTCACCATTTCCAATGGAAGCGAAGGTCATGAAACCCATAAATAGCATGAGGTATTTGACTTTCACTGGCATGATCATATAAACCAGCACCTTGCGTTCGGGATAAGTGACGGCGTAAGCCAAAAGAATGGCGTAAACCGCACCGCTGGCTCCAATGATGGAGGGGATATCACCCTGATAGCCAGTTAACACACCCAGGAAATAGGGCACCAGCGAAAAGACTCCAGCTCCTGCTCCGGTTACTACATAGAATCTGATAAATTCTTTACGCCCCCAGAGTTTTTCCAGTTCTGAACCAAACATCCAGAGCATGAGCATATTGATACCAACATGCCAGATCCCGGCATGCAGAAACATATATGTGAAGGGCTGCCAGACCCTTAAACCAAAAATGACATTGTGGGGATTGAGTCCAAACCATTCAGCCCAAAAACCCAGACCTGTGATCTGTGTGAGCATATATACAACAGCATTCGCGATGAGGATCTGTTTGACACCATCACCCATCTTGCGAGGACCAAATCGCATCCGAGGAGCACCTTGATTAAAATTCCACTGATTCATGATTTAGTATAAGAACTTTCTATGTATTTAAAAGATACAACCCGTCGAAACATGAAGCTTTTTGGTCTCGGCTTTTCACAGATGAAACCGAATAATGGCAATTTGACTTCATCGTGCGTACGCTATTTGATGCCAGTATAACTGTTTTGATCCGTCTTTGCGAGTTCCGGAGGAACGTGGCAATCCCAAACTCGTAGCCCATAATACCAGTTGTACTTGATCGCGAAGACACAAAGCGCATCTTTTAAAATTGACGCCTTCGCAAAAAGTCCCTCTCGCCCGCCTGCGTATAACTTCGTGCGGGCAGGCAGAGCGCGCAGAGCGGTGCATTGAGCTTGTCGAAATGACGCGGAGTGTTGATAT encodes:
- a CDS encoding rhomboid family intramembrane serine protease, whose translation is MRFGPRKMGDGVKQILIANAVVYMLTQITGLGFWAEWFGLNPHNVIFGLRVWQPFTYMFLHAGIWHVGINMLMLWMFGSELEKLWGRKEFIRFYVVTGAGAGVFSLVPYFLGVLTGYQGDIPSIIGASGAVYAILLAYAVTYPERKVLVYMIMPVKVKYLMLFMGFMTFASIGNGDGISHITHLGGLVVGWIYLRRNGRYRGLNIPWRQWLQKLQKINKIRIVQNDSPKRPRRTSSAAKQTGWHRVGNESELRQEMDALLDKITKVGYEQLSNREKERLLELSSKLSKDSTGRN